Proteins from one Telopea speciosissima isolate NSW1024214 ecotype Mountain lineage chromosome 1, Tspe_v1, whole genome shotgun sequence genomic window:
- the LOC122649954 gene encoding digalactosyldiacylglycerol synthase 1, chloroplastic-like isoform X2, with protein MAEKAICKEPQESKEVPPLDVPELLAYLVKQSGPFLDQLGFQKDICDKIVEAFCSKRKNRLLLRSLSSGETSVLENENINDELDLRIASVLRSTGHCYDDGLWTDSVNHDSADRKRHVAIVTTASLPWMTGTAVNPLFRAAYLSKSAKQKITLLVPWLCKSDQELVYPNSLVFSSPEEQETYIRNWLEERVGFKADFKISFYPGKFSKERRSIIPAGDTSQFVSSKEADIAILEEPEHLNWYHHGRRWTDKFNHVVGIVHTNYLEYIKREKNGALQAFFVKHINNWVTRAYCHKVLRLSAATQDLPKSIICNVHGVNPKFLRVGEKVAAERQLGQETFSKGAYFLGKMVWAKGYKELIDLLAKHKNDLEDFKLDVFGNGEDAHEVQSVAKTLDLNLNFLKGRDHADDSLHGYKVFINPSVSDVLCTATAEALAMGKFVVCADHPSNEFFRSFPNCLTYKSSEDFVARVKEALANEPQPLTPEQRYNLSWEAATQRFMEYSELDRVLNNTEETAGSSNANRKMTKSISMPSLSEVVDGGLAFAHYCLTGNEILRLATGAIPGTRDYDKQHCKDLHLLPPQVQNPIYGW; from the exons ATGGCAGAG AAAGCAATTTGCAAGGAGCCTCAAGAGTCAAAG GAAGTGCCACCGTTAGATGTGCCTGAACTTTTGGCATATTTGGTTAAGCAGTCAGGGCCCTTTCTTGATCAGCTTGGCTTTCAAAAAG ACATATGCGACAAGATAGTGGAAGCCTTCTGCAGCAAACGTAAGAATCGACTTCTTTTGAGGTCCTTGTCTTCGGGAGAAACCTCTGTTCTTGAAAATGAGAACATTAATGATGAACTGGATTTAAGGATAGCCAGTGTGCTCCGAAGTACAGGGCATTGTTATGATGACGGCCTATGGACTGATTCTGTGAATCACGACTCAGCAGATAGGAAAAGGCATGTAGCTATAGTTACAACCGCTAGTCTTCCTTGGATGACAGGAACAGCTGTAAATCCACTGTTCCGAGCAGCATATCTGTCCAAGTctgcaaaacaaaaaataacacTATTGGTTCCATGGCTTTGCAAATCAGACCAGGAGCTAGTTTATCCCAACAGTCTTGTCTTCAGTTCACCAGAAGAGCAGGAGACCTATATACGGAACTGGCTGGAGGAAAGGGTTGGCTTCAAGGCTGATTTCAAGATCTCCTTTTACCCGGGAAAG TTCTCAAAAGAAAGGCGGAGTATAATACCTGCTGGTGATACCTCACAATTTGTTTCTTCCAAGGAAGCTGACATTGCTATACTGGAAGAACCAGAACACCTGAACTGGTATCATCATGGCAGACGGTGGACTGATAAATTTAACCATGTTGTTGGTATTGTCCATACGAATTACTTGGAGTatatcaagagagagaaaaatggggctCTCCAAGCATTCTTTGTGAAACACATTAACAATTGGGTCACCAGAGCATACTGCCACAAG GTTCTTCGTCTTTCTGCAGCAACTCAGGATCTACCGAAGTCTATCATATGCAATGTTCATGGTGTGAATCCCAAGTTTTTAAGAGTTGGAGAAAAAGTGGCAGCAGAAAGGCAACTTGGGCAGGAAACTTTCTCCAAGGGAGCATATTTCTTAGGCAAGATGGTCTGGGCTAAAGGATACAAGGAATTGATAGATTTGTTAGCAAAGCACAAGAATGACCTTGAAGATTTTAAGTTGGATGTCTTTGGGAATGGAGAGGATGCACATGAAGTCCAGTCTGTTGCCAAAACGTTGGACCTGAACCTCAATTTTCTGAAAGGGAGGGACCATGCTGATGATTCACTTCATGG CTACAAAGTCTTCATAAACCCTAGTGTCAGTGATGTTCTATGCACTGCAACAGCAGAGGCCCTTGCTATGGGAAAATTTGTGGTTTGTGCAGACCACCCATCCAACGAGTTCTTCAGATCATTCCCCAACTGTTTGACTTATAAGTCATCAGAGGATTTTGTTGCCAGAGTGAAAGAAGCATTGGCTAATGAGCCTCAACCTCTTACACCAGAACAGAGATACAACCTCTCCTGGGAGGCTGCAACTCAGAGATTCATGGAGTATTCTGAGTTAGACAGAGTCTTGAATAACACTGAGGAGACTGCAGGATCAAGCAACGCTAATAGGAAGATGACCAAATCAATTTCAATGCCTAGTTTGTCAGAGGTGGTCGATGGGGGTCTGGCTTTTGCCCATTACTGTCTCACTGGAAATGAGATTCTGAGGTTGGCTACTGGGGCAATACCTGGCACACGAGATTATGACAAGCAACACTGCAAGGACCTTCACCTGTTGCCCCCACAGGTTCAAAATCCTATATATGGTTGGTAA